The Agrococcus carbonis sequence AGGGGCTCGCCGCCGACGTGCTGCGCGGCATCTCGGTGCAGCTGTTCGGCCTGCACGCGCCGAACGAGGTCGTCGCGGTCGCGCTGTGCGACCCCGACTGGACGGCCGAGCTCGACTGGCTCAAGTGGCTCCCGCACACCACGAGCGAGACGAGCCCCTTCCAGCAGCTGCCGCTCGCCGACTCCGCGCCCGCGGGCGCCGCGCTCCTCAACGCGCTCGAGGAGCACATCATGCGCCGCACCCAGACGCCCGACCACCGCGGCCCGATGGCCGATCGCTGGACGCCGATGGACTTCGGCACCGACGTCGAGCGCGCCGCGGGCGTCACGCAGACCAAGATCCCCACGAGCGTCATCGTCATCATCACGAACGACGCGCCCGTCGACCGCCCGCGCCTCACGCAGATCCTCGAGCGCGGCGCCGACGTCGGCGTCCACGGCGTCTTCGTCGCTCCGACCGTCGAGTCGCTCCCCGCCGCGTGCCGCAGCTTCGTCGACGTCACGGGCGGGCTGGATGCGGCGCGGGCCGGGTCCGTGCGCGCGGGCGAGGCGAAGGAGGGCGTCGCCGTCGAGGGCGTCTCGCTCGAGTACATGAGCGTGTTCGCGAAGCGCCTCGCGCCCGTCGTCGACTCGAGCATCGTCATCAACGACAGCTCCGACATCCCGAACGCCGTCATGCTCCTCTCGCTCGTGGGCGACGAGGTCGCCGAGGATCCGGCGGCGGTCGTCGACCGCTGGCGGCAGAACTCGACGATCATCGACCGCAGCGGCGCGAAGCTCCCGCGGCTCAAGCGGGCGGGCACGCTGCGCGCGGTCATGGGACAGGGCGCGAGCGACGTCATGACCCTCGACCTGCGCACGCAGGGACCGCACGCGCTCGTCGGCGGCACGACCGGCGCCGGCAAGTCCGAGTTCCTGCAGGCGTGGGTGCTCGGCATGGCGGCAGCGCACAGCCCCGATCGCGTCACGTTCCTGTTCGTCGACTACAAGGGCGGCAGCGCCTTCGCCGACTGCGTCGAGCTGCCGCACTGCGTGGGCCTCGTCACCGACCTGAGCCCGCACCTCGTGCGCCGGGCGCTCACGAGCCTCAAGGCCGAGCTGCACCACCGCGAGCACCTGTTCAACCGCAAGAAGGCGAAGGACCTGCTCGAGCTCGAGAAGCGGCAGGACCCCGAGACGCCGCCGGCGCTCGTGCTCGTGATCGACGAGTTCGCGGCGCTCGCGAAGGAGGTGCCGGAGTTCGTCGACGGCGTCGTCGACATCGCGCAGCGCGGTCGCTCCCTCGGCATCCACCTCATCATGGCGACGCAGCGCCCCGCGGGCGTCATCAAGGACAACCTGCGCGCCAACACCAACCTGCGCGTCGCCCTGCGCATGGCCGACGAGGCCGACTCGAAGGATGTCGTCGACGATCCGGTCGCGGCGTCGTTCGACCCGCGCATCCCGGGCCGCGGCATCGCGAAGACGGGTCCCGGCAGGCTCGTGCCCTTCCAGTCGGCCTACGCGGGCGGCTGGTCGTCCAAGGACGAGGTCGTCGCCGCCGAGGTGCGGGTCGCCGAGCTGCGCTTCGGCTCGATCTCGGTGTGGGAGGTCGAGCGGGTCGCCGAATCCGACGCGCACGACGAGGACCTCGGCCCCAACGACCAGAAGCGCATCGTGCAGACGCTCATCGGCGCGGCCGAGCACGCGGGCATCCCCGCCCCCCGGCGCCCGTGGCTCGACGACCTGCCGACGACGATCGACCTCCGGCAGCTGCCGATCGAGGGCGACTCGAAGGTGCTCCTCGGGCTCTCCGACCTCCCGCAGCGGCAGCAGCAGCTGCCCGCCTACTTCGAGCCCGACAAGGACGGCTCGATGCTCGTCTTCGGCGCATCGGGCGCCGGCAAGTCGGCGCTGCTGAAGACGATCGGCACGGTCGCGGGCATGCGGCCGGAGCTCGGCCGCGCCGAGGTCTACGGCCTCGACTTCGGCTCCGGGTCGCTGCGCGCGATCGAGCGGCTGCCGCACGTCGGCTCGGTCATCGAGGGGGACGACGTCGAGCGCGTGCAGCGGCTGCTGCGCTCGATCGACCGCGAGATGGATCGCCGCGCCCGCGCGTTCACCGCCGCCGACGCCGCGAACCTCGCCGAGTACCGCGACATCGCCGATCCGGAGGCCACGCGCATCTTCGTGCTCGTCGACGGCTTCCCCGAGTTCCGCAAGGACTGGGAGATCCAGACCGGCCGATCCACCTACTACCGGATGTTCATGCGCATCATCAGCGAGGGGCGCAACCTCGGCGTGCACGCGGTCATCTCGGCCGACCGCCCGGGCTCGCTCTCGAGCAACGTCTCGTCGAACATCTCGCGACGCGTGGTGCTCCGGCTCGCCGACCCGAACGGCTACCTCTTCCTCGGCGTCGACCGGGACGTCCTCGACGACGCGTCGCCCGCGGGCCGCGCGCTCTTCGACGGCGCCGAGACGCAGCTCGCGATCATCGGCGGCACCGCGAACGTCGCCGAGCAGGCGGCGATGCTCGACGAGCTCGGCGCGGGCCTCCGCGAGCGCGGCGCCGTCGACGTCGAGGAGATCGGTGCGCTGCCGACGAGCCTCTCGCAGGCCGAGCTGCCCGCATCCGTCGACGGCATGCCCGTGTTCGGCGTCGCCGAGGACACGCTCGCGCCGCGCGGCTTCGAGCCGCTCGGCACGTTCACGATCGTCGGGCCGCCGCAGTCGGGCCGGACGACGGCGCTGCGCTCGCTCGTCGCGGCGATGGTGCGCTTCGATCCCGACGTCAAGCTCTTCCACCTCGGCGGGCGCAGGGCCGAGCTCGTCGACGACCGGCCGTGGGTGCGCAGCGCCGTGCGCCCCGACGAGGTCGAGGCGCTCGCGAAGGAGCTCGCCGAGCTCGTGGTCGACGAGACGATCCCCGGGCGCATCGCGATCGTGGTCGAGGACGTCGCGCAGCTGAACGACGGGCCCGCCGAGCGCGCGATCCGGGCGCTCATGTCGGCGGTCAACAACAGCGACCACGTGCTCTTCGGCGAGGCCGACATCTCGCGCGCCGGCAGCAGCAGCGGCGCGATGGGCGAGTGGAAGGCCGGCCGCCAGGGCATCGCGCTGCAGCCGGACGCCTACGACGGCGACAGCATCTTCAAGGTGCCGTTCCCGCGCGTCAAGCGCTCG is a genomic window containing:
- a CDS encoding FtsK/SpoIIIE domain-containing protein, with amino-acid sequence MKVKLTLHRPAAEPTDVVITADSTATVEDVARQIALADPTRSTVFGEHDTLSLAVAPPTESRLVELQSDALMAEAPIGSGFHAQVVNLGAGKRRGGVAGSAVDAVAVLRAVRGPLRGQEFQLARGHWRIGRDAANDVVLQDPLVSKRHARIEVGAHIEVVDLGSSNGILVDGQHITRLTVIPGQPFTIGESDFVVHLVGSFDASGDDPVLERGGALMFNRSPRVEPRYPGEALKPPRIPKEITDKLFPWPMLMTPILMAGALYAMTGRARSILIAFMTPLMFLGNFINSRRQSGQRQKVEVQVFEQQFEALEERFHREQPHEVEVRGQEAPPVAEVFEQAMRLGPMLWTRRPEHWNFLGLRLGTCRDESRLTIRESEEDEGQGLPQYIERVERLRERFRYVDGVPVFESLPVSGSIGIAGPKGLAADVLRGISVQLFGLHAPNEVVAVALCDPDWTAELDWLKWLPHTTSETSPFQQLPLADSAPAGAALLNALEEHIMRRTQTPDHRGPMADRWTPMDFGTDVERAAGVTQTKIPTSVIVIITNDAPVDRPRLTQILERGADVGVHGVFVAPTVESLPAACRSFVDVTGGLDAARAGSVRAGEAKEGVAVEGVSLEYMSVFAKRLAPVVDSSIVINDSSDIPNAVMLLSLVGDEVAEDPAAVVDRWRQNSTIIDRSGAKLPRLKRAGTLRAVMGQGASDVMTLDLRTQGPHALVGGTTGAGKSEFLQAWVLGMAAAHSPDRVTFLFVDYKGGSAFADCVELPHCVGLVTDLSPHLVRRALTSLKAELHHREHLFNRKKAKDLLELEKRQDPETPPALVLVIDEFAALAKEVPEFVDGVVDIAQRGRSLGIHLIMATQRPAGVIKDNLRANTNLRVALRMADEADSKDVVDDPVAASFDPRIPGRGIAKTGPGRLVPFQSAYAGGWSSKDEVVAAEVRVAELRFGSISVWEVERVAESDAHDEDLGPNDQKRIVQTLIGAAEHAGIPAPRRPWLDDLPTTIDLRQLPIEGDSKVLLGLSDLPQRQQQLPAYFEPDKDGSMLVFGASGAGKSALLKTIGTVAGMRPELGRAEVYGLDFGSGSLRAIERLPHVGSVIEGDDVERVQRLLRSIDREMDRRARAFTAADAANLAEYRDIADPEATRIFVLVDGFPEFRKDWEIQTGRSTYYRMFMRIISEGRNLGVHAVISADRPGSLSSNVSSNISRRVVLRLADPNGYLFLGVDRDVLDDASPAGRALFDGAETQLAIIGGTANVAEQAAMLDELGAGLRERGAVDVEEIGALPTSLSQAELPASVDGMPVFGVAEDTLAPRGFEPLGTFTIVGPPQSGRTTALRSLVAAMVRFDPDVKLFHLGGRRAELVDDRPWVRSAVRPDEVEALAKELAELVVDETIPGRIAIVVEDVAQLNDGPAERAIRALMSAVNNSDHVLFGEADISRAGSSSGAMGEWKAGRQGIALQPDAYDGDSIFKVPFPRVKRSEFPVGRGIFVQHGRSVTMQLPTAPAEVLADA